The Deltaproteobacteria bacterium genome includes a region encoding these proteins:
- a CDS encoding phosphate/phosphite/phosphonate ABC transporter substrate-binding protein yields the protein MEKWDGKRAAGAAVVLAAVLVLSMAGGSAIAAGQGPVRFGVTISESVDITLKKYQPLMDYLSRKVGRPFEVRPVKSYDDILALMKTGDADVGVLGSIAGSEAIRNGQAVPAARAEKGGVSTYRGYLIVRKDGGAKKVEDLRGKTFDSNGGSASVGKFFPRKLLKDRKLDFDTFFSRVTSSTKHDVVVYKVLDRQADCGTVKDSVFDKLAKSDERVKKEIVIMATSQPFPDGNVMFRKGAAADLEKATREALLGMDKVAEAKPALDALGADRFIPSPAKDYESVMRGIAALAKK from the coding sequence ATGGAAAAGTGGGATGGAAAGCGGGCGGCAGGGGCCGCCGTGGTCCTGGCGGCGGTCCTTGTTCTCTCGATGGCCGGAGGGTCGGCCATCGCGGCCGGCCAGGGGCCCGTCCGGTTCGGCGTCACGATCTCGGAATCCGTGGACATCACGTTGAAGAAGTACCAGCCGCTGATGGACTACCTGTCGAGGAAGGTCGGCAGGCCGTTCGAGGTCCGGCCCGTGAAATCGTACGACGACATCCTCGCGTTGATGAAGACGGGCGATGCGGACGTCGGCGTCCTGGGGAGCATCGCGGGGAGCGAGGCGATCCGCAACGGCCAGGCGGTCCCGGCCGCCCGCGCGGAGAAGGGGGGCGTCTCGACGTACCGGGGGTACCTGATCGTCCGGAAGGACGGCGGCGCGAAGAAGGTGGAAGACCTCAGGGGTAAGACGTTCGACTCAAACGGCGGAAGCGCCTCGGTGGGGAAATTCTTCCCCCGGAAGCTCCTCAAGGACAGGAAACTCGACTTCGACACGTTCTTCTCCCGGGTGACGTCATCGACGAAGCACGACGTGGTCGTCTACAAGGTGCTCGACCGGCAGGCCGACTGCGGGACGGTGAAGGACAGCGTGTTCGACAAGCTGGCGAAATCGGACGAGCGGGTGAAGAAGGAGATCGTCATCATGGCGACTTCCCAGCCGTTCCCCGACGGAAACGTCATGTTCCGGAAGGGCGCTGCCGCGGATCTCGAGAAGGCGACGCGGGAAGCGCTCCTCGGGATGGACAAGGTTGCCGAGGCGAAGCCGGCACTCGACGCGTTGGGAGCGGACCGGTTCATCCCGTCGCCCGCGAAGGATTACGAGTCGGTAATGCGTGGGATCGCGGCTCTTGCGAAAAAGTAG
- a CDS encoding phosphate/phosphite/phosphonate ABC transporter substrate-binding protein: MKGFRLVFRASTIVCIALLAAAVSRAEDKTPLKIGGRSTSAGPKAMVEKYQPLMDYLSVKIGRPVEFHPSTSYPEVLGKLASGEIQAAILGSAGGARAVRDLGATPVARPEKGGVSGYRGCLIVRKDSGLKRIEDLKGKHFDYVEKGTSAGHLFPRALLVSKKLAPDSFFGTVSYSGKHDIAVMKVMNGGADGASVKDQDLEKLSRSDPQVRERIVVLQKSGLYPDGTLLFRKGAAAATVKSVESALLGLGADPGGKAALSALGADRYIATGKKDFAELIRAMTLLKE, from the coding sequence ATGAAAGGCTTCCGTCTCGTCTTCCGGGCTTCGACGATCGTGTGCATCGCGCTGCTTGCCGCGGCGGTTTCCCGCGCGGAGGACAAGACTCCCCTGAAGATCGGGGGCAGGTCGACCTCCGCCGGGCCGAAGGCGATGGTCGAGAAGTACCAGCCGCTGATGGATTACCTGTCGGTGAAGATCGGGAGGCCGGTCGAGTTCCACCCCTCCACCTCGTACCCCGAGGTCCTCGGAAAACTCGCCTCGGGCGAGATCCAGGCGGCGATCCTGGGGAGCGCGGGAGGCGCCCGGGCCGTCCGCGACCTGGGTGCGACGCCGGTGGCGCGCCCCGAGAAGGGCGGCGTTTCGGGGTACCGGGGGTGCCTCATCGTCCGGAAGGATAGCGGCCTCAAGCGGATCGAGGATCTCAAGGGAAAGCATTTCGACTACGTGGAGAAGGGGACATCCGCCGGGCACCTCTTCCCGCGCGCCCTCCTCGTCTCGAAGAAGCTGGCCCCCGACTCCTTCTTCGGCACCGTTTCGTACTCCGGCAAGCACGACATCGCCGTCATGAAGGTGATGAACGGGGGTGCCGACGGCGCGTCGGTGAAGGACCAGGACCTCGAGAAACTGTCCCGGTCCGATCCGCAGGTGCGCGAGCGGATCGTCGTCCTCCAGAAATCCGGGCTGTACCCCGACGGGACGCTGCTGTTCCGGAAGGGGGCCGCCGCAGCGACCGTCAAGTCGGTAGAGAGCGCCCTCCTCGGGCTGGGAGCGGACCCGGGGGGGAAGGCCGCGCTGTCCGCGTTGGGGGCGGACCGGTACATCGCGACCGGGAAAAAGGACTTCGCGGAGCTGATCCGCGCCATGACGCTCCTGAAAGAGTAG
- a CDS encoding PhnD/SsuA/transferrin family substrate-binding protein gives MLNREVDGGAVKDTVYDRLAKSDPRVKAELAVIHKSGSFPDGTFLFRKGTPAELTTAVKKALLELAKVREGKPALDGIGADRFIETDKRDFSYLAKLVKRMEGK, from the coding sequence GTGCTGAACCGGGAGGTCGACGGCGGGGCGGTAAAGGACACCGTATACGATCGGCTCGCGAAGTCCGATCCGCGGGTGAAGGCCGAGCTCGCGGTGATCCACAAGTCCGGGTCGTTTCCGGACGGAACGTTCCTGTTCCGGAAGGGGACGCCGGCCGAGCTGACCACTGCCGTGAAGAAGGCGCTCCTCGAACTCGCGAAGGTCCGGGAGGGGAAGCCCGCCCTGGACGGCATCGGCGCCGACCGGTTCATCGAGACGGACAAGAGGGACTTCTCGTATCTCGCGAAACTCGTCAAGCGGATGGAAGGGAAGTAG
- a CDS encoding purine-binding chemotaxis protein CheW, with translation MAIPIESSPLDDSREEILREASAAAEASGPQREEDAGPARSFLVCSLGSEWYAVDLAHVRRVLRPAPIAQVSGAAAEVLGLMNCQGEVLCVLDLRRILGTSSARGTTTEGKLIVVLQHGGREAGFLVDSVEDVWELAASSILPVLESLDPSRARLFEGTVTRGGRFVGVLAPSMCLNP, from the coding sequence ATGGCGATCCCGATCGAGTCGTCGCCGCTGGACGATAGCCGCGAGGAGATCCTCCGCGAGGCTTCCGCGGCCGCAGAGGCTTCCGGCCCGCAACGGGAGGAGGATGCCGGCCCCGCGCGCTCGTTTCTCGTCTGTTCCCTCGGATCCGAATGGTACGCCGTGGATCTCGCGCATGTCCGCCGGGTGCTCCGGCCCGCTCCGATCGCTCAAGTGAGCGGCGCCGCGGCCGAGGTCCTCGGGCTCATGAACTGCCAGGGCGAGGTGCTCTGCGTCCTCGACCTGCGGCGAATCCTCGGGACATCGTCGGCCCGGGGTACGACCACGGAAGGAAAGCTGATCGTCGTCCTCCAGCACGGGGGGAGGGAGGCCGGGTTCCTCGTCGATTCCGTCGAGGACGTGTGGGAACTCGCCGCCTCGTCCATCCTTCCCGTCCTCGAGTCGCTCGACCCGTCCCGGGCGCGCCTGTTCGAGGGGACGGTGACGCGCGGCGGCCGGTTCGTGGGAGTGCTGGCGCCGTCGATGTGCCTCAACCCATGA